A stretch of Columba livia isolate bColLiv1 breed racing homer unplaced genomic scaffold, bColLiv1.pat.W.v2 Scaffold_102, whole genome shotgun sequence DNA encodes these proteins:
- the LOC135577570 gene encoding olfactory receptor 14I1-like → MSNSSSITQFLLLPFADTRELQLLHFWLFLGIYLAALLGNGLIITTIACDQHLHTPMYFFLLNLSLLDLGCISTVVPESMANSLWDTRAISYAGCVSQIFFFPYFITAEYCLLTVMAYDRYVAICKPLHYGTLLGSRGCVHMAAAAWASGFLNTFLHTVNTFSLPLCKGNAVDQFFCEIPHILKLSCSHFYLREVWVILVSLLLIFGCFVFIVVSYVQIFRAVLRIPSEQAQHKAFSTCLPHLAVVFLLTSTGTFAHL, encoded by the coding sequence atgtccaacagcagctccatcacccagttcctcctcttgccatttgcagacacacgggagctgcagctcttgcacttctggctcttcctgggcatctacctggctgccctcctgggcaacggcctcatcatcaccaccatagcctgtgaccagcacctccacacccccatgtacttcttcctcctcaacctctccctcctTGACCTGGGCTGTATCTCCACCGTTGTCCCCgaatccatggccaattccctctgggacaccagggccatttcCTACGCAGGGTGTGTGTCgcagatcttttttttcccctacttcatcacagcagagtattgtctTCTCACAGTCATggcctatgaccgctacgttgccatctgcaaacccctgcactacgggacactcctgggcagcagaggttgtgtgcacatggcagcagctgcctgggccagtggCTTTCTCAACACTTTTCTACACACGGTCaacacattttcactgccactctgcaagggcaatgctgtggaccagttcttctgcgAAATTCCTCatatcctcaagctctcctgctcacactttTACCTCAGGGAAGTCTGGGTTATTCTGGTTAGCCTCTTATTAATATttggatgttttgttttcattgtggtgtcctatgtgcagatcttcagggctgtgctgaggatTCCCTCTGAGCAGGCacagcacaaagccttttccacgtgcCTCCCTCACCTTGCTGTGGTTTTCTTGCTCACCAGTACTGGCACATTTGCCCACCTGTAG